One region of Blattabacterium cuenoti genomic DNA includes:
- the rplD gene encoding 50S ribosomal protein L4, whose protein sequence is MELKILDIKGNKTDKIIEFKKDFFLKKYYEHSLYLEIKRYLLAQRQGTHKSKERGELSGSTRKLHRQKGTGGSRKGNIKNPIFRGGGRVFGPKPKKYITKLNKSTKNKVRKFIIEQKLIQNKIKIIENIELNIPKTKFILSLLKYLNLNNQKSLMVVGKTNKNLYLSSRNLINFKLLNVDELDCFSLLNFPYIIFSENSIKKIKKFLFL, encoded by the coding sequence ATGGAATTAAAAATTTTGGATATTAAAGGTAATAAAACAGATAAAATAATTGAATTTAAAAAAGATTTTTTTTTAAAAAAATATTATGAACATTCTTTATATTTAGAAATAAAAAGATATTTATTAGCACAACGTCAAGGAACACATAAATCTAAAGAAAGGGGAGAATTATCAGGTAGTACTAGAAAATTACATAGACAAAAAGGAACAGGTGGATCTAGAAAAGGTAATATTAAAAATCCTATTTTTAGAGGAGGTGGAAGAGTTTTTGGACCAAAACCAAAAAAATATATAACTAAATTAAATAAATCTACTAAAAATAAAGTTAGAAAATTTATTATTGAACAAAAATTAATACAAAATAAAATTAAAATTATAGAAAATATAGAATTAAATATACCGAAAACTAAATTTATTTTAAGTTTATTAAAATATTTAAATTTAAATAATCAAAAATCATTGATGGTAGTTGGAAAAACTAATAAAAATTTATATTTATCATCTAGAAATTTAATAAATTTTAAATTATTAAATGTGGACGAATTAGATTGTTTTTCTTTATTAAATTTTCCATATATTATTTTTTCAGAAAATTCTATAAAAAAAATTAAAAAATTTTTATTTCTATAA